One genomic window of Conger conger chromosome 7, fConCon1.1, whole genome shotgun sequence includes the following:
- the tmem218 gene encoding transmembrane protein 218: MAGIVLGVGTGVFLIILIWIVALVFGIILSRASGATKLSIIPVFFLALVITLILVFFPRSPETPSPIGEVEIVDGFFVGRYVLLSVASLVFLVAFFMLLPMHFLEPVYAKPLRKH; the protein is encoded by the exons ATGGCAGGGATTGTACTGGGCGTTGGTACTGGAGTCTTTCTCATCATTCTCATCTGGATCGTGGCTCTAGTGTTTGGCATTATTCTCTCAAGAGCTTCAGGCGCAACAAA GCTCTCCATAATCCCTGTGTTTTTCCTGGCACTCGTCATCACTCTGATCCTGGTGTTCTTCCCCCGCAGCCCGGAGACTCCCTCTCCGATCGGAGAGGTGGAG ATTGTGGACGGCTTCTTCGTGGGCCGCTACGTGCTCCTGTCAGTGGCTAGCCTGGTCTTCCTGGTGGCCTTCTTCATGCTGTTACCCATGCACTTCCTGGAGCCAGTTTATGCCAAGCCTCTGAGGAAGCACTAG